From Gopherus flavomarginatus isolate rGopFla2 chromosome 7, rGopFla2.mat.asm, whole genome shotgun sequence, the proteins below share one genomic window:
- the LOC127055794 gene encoding 2-5A-dependent ribonuclease-like yields MEDTGNSQEEILTSRNETAADKASLLNNAVRNHSIDTVRQLLKEGADVNSKVEGGWTPLHSAVQADEEEIVDLLLEKGADPCARKKNGATPFVVAGIVGNVRLLELFLSKGSEINEYDDNGFTAFMEAAGYGNEDALRFLYNNGADVNLRRVVNEEKRTLNKGGATALMDAARKGHLSVVNILVSEMKADMNICDNQDRNALIYAFLPSDNKTRESILPIVHFLLDCGVDVNRRDEHGKTTLILAVEMQSLDLVKALLEKNEVDINDADREGETALMIAVEKNYYEIAKLLCERGARTDLGDLIGIVNRKYNKKMADLLRLYGAKAGPSQPQDWEPTSKRWGEQLKVLYNMYRPMIGKLKILQHNDFRIQRTSQGGIYLGLYDGKEVAVKIFCIGTEIAKQEKMCLEQCLTSNHLVKLFGAEEKKPCLYLCLSLCEKNLEEHLSASENEVNCKGVLKTLFEAVQELHMFGFGHQDLHPRNILIDAAGKVRLADFDKSKRLSEGQKDDVIIKDLKALSRLVLYVVTVGKVPFEENNRDDLDESCPEDVQDYVEIADLRKSLVSPGEGSPVENLLRDLIQHPFFWSKQIRYRFLRDVGNESDIKTRNTKHHNNKSEILKALNCDGHPLQQWTEQIDKLVLDSMLKHFKNKKKQYENYVTDLLRFIRNMGEHFDEREEKVKEIIKEPSEYFMNLFPELTVYVYKGLCSIQHRRHFPSPESLSQV; encoded by the exons ATGGAGGACACTGGTAACAGCCAGGAGGAGATATTGACCTCCAGAAATGAAACAGCAGCAGACAAAGCCTCTCTACTAAACAATGCTGTCCGAAACCATTCAATAGATACAGTCCGGCAGCTGTTGAAAGAAGGAGCAGATGTTAATTCCAAGGTAGAAGGTGGTTGGACACCTCTGCACAGCGCTGTACAGGCTGATGAGGAAGAGATCGTTGAtcttctgctggagaaaggtgctgATCCGTGTGCTAGGAAGAAAAATGGTGCCACTCCCTTTGTTGTTGCAGGGATAGTGGGAAATGTGCGACTTTTAGAGCTCTTCCTTTCTAAGGGGTCAGAAATCAATGAGTATGATGACAATGGTTTCACAGCTTTTATGGAGGCTGCTGGCTATGGGAATGAGGATGCCTTAAGATTCTTATACAATAATGGGGCAGATGTGAATTTGAGGAGGGTGGTTAACGAGGAGAAAAGGACACTGAATAAAGGGGGGGCAACAGCCCTGATGGATGCTGCCAGGAAGGGCCACCTCTCAGTTGTAAACATTCTTGTCAGTGAGATGAAGGCTGACATGAACATCTGTGACAACCAGGACAGGAATGCTTTAATCTATGCCTTCCTTCCAAGTGATAACAAGACAAGGGAGTCAATTCTCCCAATAGTTCATTTCCTGCTGGATTGTGGTGTTGATGTGAACAGAAGAGATGAACATGGGAAAACTACCCTCATCCTGGCAGTCGAGATGCAAAGTCTGGATTTGGTGAAAGCTTTATTGGAGAAGAATGAAGTTGACATCAATGATGCTGACAGAGAGGGCGAAACAGCACTGATGATAGCTGTAGAGAAAAACTATTACGAAATAGCAAAGCTACTGTGTGAAAGGGGGGCAAGGACCGACCTTGGGGACCTTATTGGGATTGTCAATAGGAAATACAATAAGAAAATGGCAGATCTTCTTCGCCTGTACGGCGCCAAGGCTGGTCCAAGTCAACCTCAAGATTGGGAACCCACCAGCAAACGCTGGGGAGAGCAGCTGAAAGTTCTCTACAACATGTATCGTCCTATGATTGGAAAACTTAAAATCCTCCAACATAATGATTTCAGGATTCAGAGAACCTCCCAAGGGGGCATCTACCTGGGACTCTATGATGGGAAAGAGGTGGCTGTGAAGATATTCTGCATTGGCACAGAAATTGCTAAACAAGAGAAAATGTGCCTTGAACAATGTCTGACCAGCAACCATTTAGTAAAACTTTTTGGTGCTGAAGAAAAGAAACCCTGCCTGTACTTGTGCCTCTCGCTCTGTGAGAAGAACCTTGAAGAACACCTGAGTGCATCAGAGAATGAAGTGAATTGCAAGGGTGTTCTTAAGACACTCTTTGAGGCAGTTCAAGAACTACACATGTTTGGATTTGGCCATCAGGATCTACACCCACGTAACATTTTGATAG ATGCTGCTGGTAAAGTTCGCTTAGCGGATTTTGATAAGAGCAAAAGATTGAGTGAAGGACAGAAGGATGATGTTATAATCAAAGACCTGAAG GCGCTCAGCAGGCTGGTCTTGTATGTTGTAACAGTGGGTAAGGTCCCCTTTGAGGAAAATAATAGAGATGATTTGGATGAAAGTTGTCCAGAGGACGTGCAGGACTATGTGGAGATAGCAGACCTTAGGAAAAGTCTGGTCTCTCCTGGTGAAGGAAGCCCAGTTGAGAACCTGCTGAGAGACTTGATCCAACATCCCTTTTTCTGGAGCAAGCAGAT CAGGTACAGGTTCCTGAGAGACGTTGGGAATGAGAGCGATATCAAAACACGCAACACCAAGCATCACAACAACAAGAGTGAGATTCTGAAAGCTTTGAATTGTGATGGGCACCCTCTGcagcagtggactgagcag ATTGACAAATTGGTTCTGGATAGCATGCTCAAGCACTTCAAGAACAAGAAGAAACAGTATGAAAACTATGTCACGGACCTACTGAGGTTCATCAGGAACATGGGCGAGCACTTTGATGAGAGGGAAGAAAA GGTCAAGGAAATAATCAAGGAGCCCTCGGAGTATTTCATGAACCTATTTCCAGAACTGACAGTTTATGTCTACAAGGGTTTATGCAGCATACAGCATCGTAGACATTTTCCAAGCCCTGAGAGTCTTTCTCAGGTGTAG